From the Comamonas odontotermitis genome, one window contains:
- the scpB gene encoding SMC-Scp complex subunit ScpB yields MQTLEAKRVLETALICAPQPITVRELRSLFADELGTDTLKVLLQELQLDWTHRGVELVQVASGWRFQSRPEMREFLDRLHPEKPPKYTRATLETLAIIAYRQPVTRGDIEDIRGVTVNSLIIKQLEDRGWVEVIGYRETVGRPALLATTRQFLDDLGLQSLDQLPALDDSNQQATIFESLPLDEQPVAAGDDAGEAAEQVPPPVGGTAVEQGEEFVLVGESGLEVQSVPLEDGGQDPTLESSASPRVDGPGEADESASGVALQDNKDEAHVDLLPGNDVRETGAEPQRNDDAAADSGNEKQKNDE; encoded by the coding sequence ATGCAGACTTTGGAAGCGAAACGGGTGTTGGAGACTGCGCTGATCTGCGCTCCCCAGCCAATTACCGTGCGTGAATTGCGCAGCTTGTTTGCGGACGAGTTGGGAACGGACACCTTGAAAGTGCTGTTGCAGGAGTTGCAGCTGGACTGGACGCATCGAGGGGTGGAATTGGTGCAGGTTGCCTCGGGGTGGCGTTTTCAAAGCCGACCGGAGATGCGTGAATTCCTGGACCGGTTGCACCCCGAGAAGCCACCCAAGTACACAAGGGCAACCTTGGAGACGCTGGCGATCATTGCGTATCGCCAGCCTGTCACGCGGGGCGATATCGAAGACATTCGTGGTGTGACGGTCAACAGCTTGATCATCAAGCAGCTCGAAGATCGCGGCTGGGTGGAGGTGATTGGGTATCGCGAAACCGTGGGCCGCCCGGCATTGCTGGCAACCACCCGGCAGTTTTTGGACGACCTGGGATTGCAATCGCTGGATCAGTTGCCTGCGCTGGATGACAGCAATCAACAGGCGACGATATTTGAAAGCCTGCCGCTGGATGAGCAGCCGGTAGCGGCTGGTGACGATGCTGGTGAGGCAGCCGAACAAGTGCCCCCACCTGTGGGTGGCACTGCTGTCGAGCAGGGTGAGGAATTTGTTCTGGTTGGCGAGTCCGGGTTGGAGGTGCAGTCTGTACCCCTCGAAGACGGGGGGCAGGATCCGACCCTGGAGTCCTCGGCCAGCCCGAGGGTTGATGGGCCTGGTGAAGCCGATGAATCGGCTTCAGGCGTCGCCCTTCAGGACAATAAAGATGAGGCGCATGTGGATTTGCTGCCAGGCAATGATGTGCGCGAGACGGGCGCTGAGCCCCAACGAAATGATGACGCCGCTGCTGATAGTGGCAATGAGAAGCAGAAAAATGATGAGTGA
- a CDS encoding RluA family pseudouridine synthase, giving the protein MPDKTQGPTLPIEAGSVGFVHGRQDLLPDGDDAGEDTTADIAISEWESRAITADMADHGLRLDKALARWVPEFSRSYLQALLEQGAVLVNGKVGAKASAKVKAGDAVAVELRPTQQSQAFLPQDIPLDVVYEDAHLCIINKPAGMVVHPAPGNWSGTMLNALLARDAKAAQLPRAGIVHRLDKDTSGLMVVARERQTMDALVRLIAARDVHRNYVALAHRAWSGAAAKTVALPIGRDPRNRLRMAVVDLAQHPGKAARTDFRLLANAAEGCLVYCSLHTGRTHQIRVHMASLGHPLLADALYGGSMAAGLERQGLHALRLAFVHPVTGQDMSWFALPPQDMVQAMENWDIRYNLQELA; this is encoded by the coding sequence ATGCCCGATAAGACCCAAGGGCCGACGCTGCCGATTGAAGCTGGCAGCGTCGGCTTTGTTCATGGCCGCCAGGATTTGTTGCCCGATGGCGATGATGCAGGCGAGGATACGACTGCCGACATTGCCATCAGCGAATGGGAGAGTCGCGCCATCACCGCAGACATGGCTGACCATGGGCTGCGCCTGGACAAGGCGCTGGCCAGGTGGGTGCCGGAGTTTTCGCGCAGCTATCTGCAGGCCCTGCTTGAGCAGGGGGCGGTGCTGGTCAACGGAAAGGTGGGCGCCAAGGCGAGTGCCAAGGTCAAGGCGGGCGATGCAGTGGCCGTCGAGTTGCGGCCTACACAGCAGAGCCAGGCCTTTTTGCCACAGGATATTCCTCTGGACGTGGTGTATGAAGATGCCCATCTGTGCATCATCAACAAACCGGCCGGCATGGTGGTGCACCCTGCGCCAGGCAACTGGAGCGGTACCATGCTCAATGCGTTGCTGGCACGCGATGCCAAGGCAGCCCAGTTGCCGCGGGCGGGCATCGTGCACCGGCTGGACAAGGACACCAGCGGCCTGATGGTGGTGGCCCGTGAACGCCAAACCATGGATGCCCTGGTCAGGTTGATTGCAGCGCGTGACGTGCATCGCAATTATGTGGCGTTGGCACACAGAGCATGGAGTGGTGCGGCCGCTAAAACAGTAGCGCTTCCAATCGGGCGAGACCCCCGCAATCGTCTGCGCATGGCTGTGGTGGATCTGGCGCAACACCCGGGAAAGGCTGCCAGAACGGATTTCCGTCTGCTGGCCAACGCGGCCGAAGGCTGTCTGGTGTACTGCAGCCTGCACACGGGCCGTACCCACCAGATTCGTGTGCATATGGCATCGCTTGGTCATCCATTGCTGGCCGATGCGCTGTATGGCGGCTCCATGGCGGCAGGTCTGGAGCGCCAAGGCCTGCATGCTTTGCGCCTGGCTTTTGTGCATCCGGTCACTGGCCAGGACATGTCGTGGTTTGCTTTGCCACCCCAGGATATGGTGCAAGCCATGGAAAATTGGGATATTCGGTATAATTTGCAGGAACTGGCCTGA
- a CDS encoding peptidoglycan DD-metalloendopeptidase family protein, whose product MLDSRGLLTWGTSLVAAAVLAGCGSTSLNKAPVEDRGSSAGRPSATTSATGTAKVDPATLPGAENAGKPGYYTVKPGETLMRIAMEHGQSWKDIARWSNLENPNVIEVGQVLRVVPPTSSVVTQPAPAAPAVSGSASTAAATPAPVPSPAPAAAEAPAAADNNVGFIWPSSGTVIAGFDDSRNKGLDIGGKAGDPVVAAADGRVIYAGAGLRGYGNLILIKHNNTYLTAYAHNQTLLVKDDQVVRKGQKIAEMGSSDADRVKLHFEVRRQGKPVDPSRYLPSR is encoded by the coding sequence ATGTTGGATTCACGTGGTCTTTTGACGTGGGGAACCAGTCTGGTGGCAGCGGCAGTGCTGGCAGGTTGTGGAAGCACATCGCTGAACAAGGCTCCGGTCGAAGACCGGGGGTCGTCTGCTGGTCGTCCATCGGCAACCACCAGTGCTACTGGCACCGCCAAGGTGGATCCGGCAACGTTGCCGGGCGCGGAAAATGCAGGCAAGCCGGGTTACTACACCGTCAAGCCTGGTGAGACTTTGATGCGCATCGCCATGGAGCATGGCCAGAGCTGGAAAGACATTGCTCGCTGGAGCAATCTGGAAAACCCCAATGTGATCGAAGTGGGGCAGGTGCTGCGTGTGGTGCCTCCAACCTCGTCGGTCGTGACACAGCCAGCCCCTGCGGCCCCTGCTGTCTCTGGCAGTGCGTCTACCGCTGCTGCGACACCGGCACCTGTGCCTTCTCCAGCCCCTGCGGCTGCGGAAGCGCCTGCAGCGGCAGACAACAATGTGGGCTTCATCTGGCCATCGTCGGGCACGGTCATCGCCGGCTTTGACGATTCGCGCAACAAGGGCCTGGATATTGGCGGCAAGGCGGGTGATCCCGTGGTTGCGGCGGCTGATGGCCGCGTCATCTATGCGGGTGCAGGCCTGCGTGGCTACGGCAACTTGATTTTGATCAAGCACAACAACACCTATCTGACGGCCTATGCGCACAACCAGACTTTGCTGGTCAAGGATGACCAGGTCGTGCGCAAGGGGCAGAAGATCGCGGAAATGGGCAGCTCCGATGCAGATCGCGTCAAGTTGCACTTTGAGGTGCGCCGCCAAGGCAAGCCGGTGGACCCATCTCGCTATCTACCCTCCCGCTGA
- a CDS encoding protein-L-isoaspartate(D-aspartate) O-methyltransferase, which translates to MPATTKVQSNVHREWMRLPADLAPVPMAVRETLGVETVDFTSARLRMVQRLAASGIEHTRVLKAMNSVLRHQFVDSALAVQAYQDTSLPIGLGQTISKPSIVARMCELLAQSAAAQSGLGRVLEIGTGCGYQAAVLSLIAKEVYTIERLRALHEKARVNLRPLRLANVHLILGDGMLGFASGAPYAGIISAAGGEELPQAWCDQLAEGGRLVAPILGAGGQQVLLVVDRTADGFQRTVLEHVHFVPLKSGLG; encoded by the coding sequence ATGCCTGCAACCACCAAGGTGCAGTCGAATGTGCACCGTGAATGGATGCGGTTGCCTGCAGACCTGGCACCGGTACCCATGGCAGTGCGCGAAACCCTGGGCGTAGAGACGGTAGACTTCACCTCGGCGCGTTTGCGCATGGTGCAGAGGCTGGCAGCTTCGGGTATTGAGCACACGCGTGTGCTCAAGGCGATGAATTCGGTCCTGCGTCACCAGTTTGTGGACAGCGCCTTGGCGGTGCAGGCCTACCAGGATACAAGCCTGCCGATTGGCCTGGGCCAGACCATCTCCAAACCCAGCATTGTTGCGCGCATGTGCGAGTTGCTGGCGCAGTCGGCGGCAGCGCAATCGGGGCTCGGGCGTGTGCTGGAAATCGGAACCGGCTGCGGTTACCAGGCTGCCGTGCTCAGCCTGATTGCCAAAGAGGTGTATACCATTGAGCGCTTGCGTGCGTTGCATGAAAAGGCTCGGGTGAATTTGCGCCCGTTGCGTCTTGCCAATGTGCACCTGATCCTGGGCGACGGCATGCTTGGTTTTGCCAGTGGCGCGCCGTACGCGGGCATCATTTCGGCCGCTGGTGGTGAGGAACTGCCGCAGGCTTGGTGTGATCAATTGGCTGAGGGTGGCCGCCTGGTGGCGCCGATTCTGGGCGCTGGCGGACAACAGGTTTTGCTCGTGGTGGATCGTACTGCTGATGGATTTCAGCGTACGGTGCTGGAGCATGTTCATTTCGTACCCCTAAAATCGGGGCTAGGTTAA